The Dromaius novaehollandiae isolate bDroNov1 chromosome 3, bDroNov1.hap1, whole genome shotgun sequence genome includes the window TCTGCGCGTGTGCCCCACGTCCCTGCGTGTCCCCACGTGCCCTGtgcccccgccccgtcccgcgtGTCCCCACGCGCCCCACATGCACGAGGCCCCCATAGGGCGGGGGTCCATAGGGGCTAtagggggaggagaaggggccgCATAGGCGGGCAGATGGGGGGGGTCTAATGGATGGGCGGGGCCTTGTGGGGGCGGAGCCAGGTCTCACTGCATGGGCGTGGCCATGGGGAGGGGCGGAGCTAGCAGGGCTCATGCTGTAGGGGCAGGGCCCGATGGGCGGGGGGCGTGGTCACATGGAGGGGGTGGAGCTAGGGAGCACATGGGGGTGGGGCCACATGGTGGGCGGGGCTCGGGCTCATTGGGGGCgtggctatggggcaggggcGGAGCTCAGAGGCCGtcccgggggggggaagggggccgcCTGCCCCCCGTCGCCGTGGgtcgccccggccgcgccgcccccctaCCTTGCATCTTGGCGGCGGCGACCACGTCCCCCGCCGACATGCTGGAGACGTTCACCAGGTAGACGGGGCAGTGGGTCTGCGGGCAGCGGCGTCAGTgccgcccgccccacggcgccgtggggccgggacCCCGGCGCACCCCTCGTGCCGTGGGGCGAGCGCGCCGCGTCGCGGGCGGCAGGGCCCCACGGCGGGGTGCAGGGGCGGGCGCTGCACCGGGGGGCTCGGccgcgcgcggcgcggggggactCACCCTGTTGGCAATGGTGATGACGCGGTGCGTGGCCTCGGCCTCCAGctgcggggagagcgggcgcTGAGCCGCCGGGCACGGAGCGGCatggcgcggcacggcacggcacggcacggccaccgcggcgcggcgcagggTCAGGCCCCGCTGGGCCAAGCTGGGGCCAGCGCGCAGGATGCGGTGCATGGATGGGCGTGCAGGTGGGTGCATGAGTGGGTGCATGGACGGGTGTGCAGGTGGGTGCACGAGTGGGTGCATGGATGGGCGTGCAGGTGGGTGCACGAGTGGGTGCACGGACGAGTGTGCGGGTGGGTGCACGAGTGGGTGCTTGGATGGCCACAGATTGATGCACGGACGGGCGTGCAGGTGGGTGCACGAGTGGGTGCACAGATGGCTACAGACCGGTGCACGGACAGGCATGCAGGTGGGTGCACGAGTGGGCGCATGGACGGGCGTGCAGGTGGGTGCACAAGTGGGTGCACGGACAGCTGCAGATTGGTGCACGGACCAGCATGCAGGTGGTTGCACGAGTGGGTGCATGGATGGGTGTGCAGGTGGGTGCACGAGTGGGTGCATGGACGGGTGTGCAGGTGGGTGCACGAGTGGGTGCATGGACGGCTGCAGACCGGTGCACGGACGGGTGTGCAGGTGGGTGCACGAGTGGGTGCTTGGACGGGTGTGCAGGCGGGTGCACGAGTGGGTGCAGGTGGGTGCACGAGTGGGTGCATGGACGGCTGCAGACCAGTGCACGGACGGGTGTGCAGGTGGGTGCACGAGTGGGTGCATGGACAGCTGCAGATTGGTGCATGGATGGGCGTGCAGGTGGGTGCACAAGTGGGTGCAGGGACGGGCGTGCAGGTGGGTGCACGAGTGGGTGCATGGACGGGTGCACAGGTGGTTGCACGAGTGGGTGCATGGACGGCTGCAGACCGGTGCACGGACGGGTGTGCGGGTGGGTGCACGAGTGGGTGCATGGACGGGGGTGCAGGTGGGTGCACGAGTGGGTGCAGGCTGTGGGGAGGGTCCCGTCCGCGCCACCAACGCCGGCCGCGACCTACCTCCTCCGGCCGGCTGATCTCGATGCCCTCGGGCCCCGTGATGCCCAGATCCAGCGCCTCCTTGGCTCCCTGCGGAAGGGGGGTTAGGCTGGGAGCCGTGCGGGCGAGCGGGCCCGGCCGGgtgcccccccgcgccccccccgccgctcaCCTCGGCCACCAGCTCGCCGTTCTCGGCGTGCACACGGGCGATGGCACCGAAGTCGCGGCAGGCGCGGAAGACCTGGTAGAGCTCGCTGTCCCGCAGCATGTACAGGTCCTTGTAGGTCATGAACATCTGGAAGGAGTTCACCCCCTTCTCCCGCACCAGCGTCTCCATCTCCGCCTTCACCTGCGTGGGGGGGGCCCCGGGTCAGCGCGGCCGGGGCACCGTGGCGCTGGTCAAGGTGCcccgccatggggcaggaggggggggaCTCGCTCCCCCTCCGTGGGGCAGGCACGGGGTGGCATGCCCCCTCCATGGGCTTGGCGTGGGGCAAGGTGCCCCTCCATGGGGCAGGCATGGGGTGAGGTGCCCCCCTCCATAGGGCGGGCCCAGGGTGAGACGCTCCCCTCCCATGGGGCAGATATGGGGCAAGGTGCCCCCCTCCATGGGGCAGGCCCAGGGTGAGATGCCTCCACCGATGGGGCAGGTATGGGGTGAGGTGCCCCCCTCCATGGGGCAGGCCCAGGGTGAGATGCCCCCACCGATGGGGCAGGTATGGGGCGAGGTGCCCCCCTCCATGGGGCAGGCCCAGGGTGAGATGCCCCCCTTGCATGTGGCAGGTATGGGGCGAGGTGCTCCCCTCCATGGGGCAGGCCCAGGGTGAGATCCCCCCCCCGATGGGGCAGGTATGGGGCGAGTTGCCCCCCTCCATGGGGCAGGCCCAGGGTGAGATGCCCCCCCCCATGTGGCAGGTATGGGGCAAGGTGCCCCCCTCCATGGGGCAGGCCCAGGGTGAGATGCCCCCCCCCATGTGGCAGGTATGGGGCAAGGTGCCCCCCTCCATGGGGCAGGCCCAGGGTGAGATGCCCCCCCCATGGGGCAGGTATGGGACGAGGTGCCCCCCTCCATGGGGCAGGCACAGGGGCCGGTGCGACATCGGTGCACAAccctggggggatttgggggggtgaCACGCAGCGGGGCACAGCGGCATTTTAGCACTGGTCACCAGCATTCGGGTCGGGGACCGGTcccggccgggcgcccgcggTGCCAGGCGCTGCACGGccagcagcccccggggggggcacggcgcTGGGAGCCCTCCCGCCGCCGGGAGCTCAGCCCCGCGGGGTGATCCCGGATAAAGGCAGCTCAAAAGGGAGCCGGGGGCTAGCGCCAAACAACCCAAACAAGCGGCTAATGGGATCAGCGGGCCcaggcaggcggcggcggggccgggcaggaATTAGCCCCGGCTGCGGCAGCTGTTAGCCGGCCGCCCACGGCCCCAGCTCCCTCCTTGCCGCGGGGATGATGGTGATGCCGTGCTCCCGAGGATGCTGTGCTCCCGGGGGATGCTGTGCCGGCCAGGGATGCTGAGCTGGCTGGGGGATGCCGTGCTCCCAGGGATGCCGTGCTCCCGGGGATGCTGAGCTGCCCAGGGGATGCTGTGCTGGCCGGGGATGCCGAGCTAGTGGGGGATGCTGCATTGCCCAGGGATGCTGTGCTGGCCAGGGATGCTGCGTTCCTGCGGATGCCGCACTGCCGGGGATGCTGCGCTCCCAAGGATGCTGCACTGGCTGGGGATGCTGCACTGGCCCAGGATGCTGTGCTGGCTGGGGATGTTGCGCTGCTTGGGGATGCTGCGCTGGCCAGGGATGCTGTGCTACCCAGGGATTCTGAGCTGCCCAGGGATGCTGCGTTCCTGGGGATGCCGCACTGCCAGGGATGCTGCACTGCCCGGGGATGCTGCGCTGCTCAGGGATGCTGCGCTGCTCAGGGATGCTGCGCTCCCGGGAATGCCGCACTGCCCAGGGATGCCGCACTGCCTGGGAATATTGTGTGCCCAGGGATGCCGCACTGCCGGGGATGCTGCGCTCCCAAGGATGCTGCACTGGCTGGGCATGCTGCACTGGCCGAGGATGCTGTGCTCCTGGGGATGCTGCGCTGGCCGGGGATGCTGTGCTACCCAGGGATTCTGAGCTGCCCAGGGATGCTGCATTCCTGGGGATGCCGCACTGCCAGGGATGCTGTGCCGGCCCAGTGACGCTGCGCTCCCAGGGATGCTGCGCTGCTCAGGGATGCTGccctcccagggatgctgcactCCCAGGGATGCCGCACTGCCTGTGGATGCTGCGCTGCCCAGGGATGCCGCACTGCCTGGGAATATTGTGTGCCCAGGGATGCCGCACTGCCCGGGAATGCCACGCTGCCCGGGAATGTTGCGCGCCCAGGGATGCCGCAGTGCCCGGGATGCCCCCAGCGCCAGACTCACCTTGGGCGCCCACCAAGTGATGCCCATGTGCAGGGCGTAGTCGCAGCACACCTTGGGGTCAGCCAGGCTGCGGCACTTCTCGTAGGCGTCCAGCAGCGAGGTCTCCTTGTCGGGCAGCACGTGGCCGATGATCATCGTCGTCCCTCCCACCAGGGCTGCCTGCGGGCGACAGGCGTCAGCGGCGCCCACCGAGCTGGTCCCCGGGCGAACGACCCCCGGGGCCGGCTGTGCCCCCCATGCCGTGGGGCAGCGCTCACCCTCCCGAGCCCTGCTCACCCCCGagcagccggcccggcccgggctctTTGCACCGCGGTGGCCGCACCCGGCGGAGCTGTGCGGGACCCCCACGGTGGCCAGGGCCAGGCGGGGATCTGGGCTCTGTGCACACGCAGGGACCCCCCACCTCAGCCCCATGGGTGCAAACTGACCCACGCAGCGCCCTGGCCTTGCCCGCAGCTGCCCCATTGCAGGAGCGCGTTGGGGCGCAGTGCACGCCGGGGAGCCCGGGCACCGTCTGCCGCCCCTTCCCAGCACCCTGCTCGCTGCGTTTGGGGTGTCGGGGTGCTGCCCTACACGGGCCTGGGCACAAAGTCCCTGCAAACCCCCCCCCGCACTGCATCCCCGGCACGGGCAGGATGAGGCCGGCAGGACCCGAGCGGGGACGGGGCTGCCCGgaccccgctgcccccccggcacGGCGCGCGTGGGCAGCAGGGCGAgagccgcggcgccccggcggcgTCCCCGGCTCACCCGGCCCGGCTAATCCCCAAAGCTCCTTTACCCACCCGCCCTGGCAGGCTGCCGCGGGCTGGCCGAGCCGGGGCTGGGCGCCGGGCTCAGCCACAGCCCTGGCCCTCCTTGGCACGTCGCCGCGGCCCTCCGGCCCCTCGCCGCGCCGCCCCTTTGCCGCAGCACCGCGCCGGAGCCCCCCCGTCCCGGGGATGCTGcgctcccgccgcggggctcggcgcccCGGAGCCAGGCACGGCCGGCGCTGCACAAAGGCTGCTCTGTGCGGGCTGCGGTGCCAGGCGGCCCGGGGACGAGGCGGCACTggcccccggggcgccggcgggcagcggcacCCGGCACTGCAGAGAACACACGCGTGCCGCGGCAGGACAGGGGCTGCAGCACCGTTCCTGGCGATGCACGGCCCCGCGCACCGCTGTCCCTGCCTCGCGCGCGAGCTCTGCGCTGGAGCAGGGGCTGATGCTGCTGGCCATCAGCGCGGCCCAGGAGGaggttttccttggtgcaaaaAGCTGCCCCGGCTGCAAAGAGCATCTCCGCAAAAGCATCGGAGCCCAGCAGTGCCCGCGGGTCCCGGGCAGGcacaaagtgctgctgctgcagccgctcGCTCTGCGCCGCAGCGGCCCGGCGGCACCCGGGACCGGCAGCCAGCCCGGCCGGGCACGGGAGCCGGCCCCTGAGACGAGAGGCTAATCTGCCGCAAAACAGGGCAGCTTTAAATAGCTGCCCCGTGTCACTGGACAGCCTCGCCGGGCGCGCTGCGATTCGGCTCGGCGGCTCCTTGCAGGCACCGCTCGGCGGGTGCAACGGGGCGCTCCCGCGCTTGCAGCCCCGCCGCACTGCTCGTCCCTGCCACCCGCTGCCCGGCGCCAGCCAGCCCGGCGGTACCTTGGTGCCGTGGTAGAAGTCGTCCACGCAGGTGGCGTTCATGAAGGTCTGGTGGAAGTGGGTGCTGGTGTCGATGCCGCCGGGGATGACGAGCTTGCTGGTGGCGTCGATGACCTTGGCGCCGCCGGGGATCATGAGCTCGCGGCCCACTTGCTGGATGATGCCGTTCTCGATGTAGACGTCCGCCTCCAGCGTGCAGTCGTCGTTCACCACCTTCCCCCCCTTGATGAGGATCCGCATCGTGGCCGCGTTGGCCAGCATGGCTCTGCAAGGGCACAAGGGGCCGGGAGGGGAGGCGCGAGCTCGGGTGCCGCCGTGCCGCCAGCTCATGCATCCCTCGCCCCGCTCCGGCCGGCGGAGCTTCCCCAGACGAGATCCATAATTCATCCGGGAGATGAAGGTCAAACGCGATCGACCCGCCCGAGCACGGCACCGGCACGCACAAGCCGcacagctgcctggggcagcgcGTCCCGCTGAGGCTGGGCCACACGGCAGGCCAGGGCCCCGCGCAGACCCACGGGCCCTCCCCAGGCACGCAGCCCCGTGCCcgcccctgctctgcccccccCATCACCCTGCAGCCAGGCAGCCTCAGAAACATGGGGCAACAGAGGCTCTGACGGCTCCCTGCTGCAGAGACCCCACTGCATGGACCCCATTGCAGAGACCCCGCTGCATGGGCCCCACTGCATGGACTTCAGCCACAGAGACCCCCCTGTGTGGACCCCATTGCATGGATCCCTGCTTCAGAGACCCTGCTGCATGGACCCCAGCCACAGAGACCCTGCTGCATGGATCCCAGCCACAGAGACCCCCCTGCGTGGACCCCGTTGCATGCACCCCACTGCATGGGCCCCAGCTGCAGAGACCCCACTGCATGGACCCCAGCTGCAGAGACCCCGCTGCATGGGCCCCGCTGCATGGACCTCTGCTGCAGAGACCTTGCTGCATGGACCCCGCTGCATGGACCCTAGCTGCAGAGACCCCCACTGCAGAGACCCCCTTGCATGGACCCCACTGCATGGACTCCGCTGCATGGGCCCCAGCCGCAGAGACCCCATTGCATGGACCCCAGCTGCAGAGACCCCAGCTGCATGGATCCCAGCCGCAGAGACCCCCCTGCGTGGACCCCATTGCATGGACCCCATTGCATGGGCTCCAGCTGCAGAGACCCCGCTGCATGGGCCCCACTGCATGGACCTCTAGCGCATGGACCCCTGCCGCAGAGACCCCACTGCATGGACCCTGCTGCACGGACCCCAGCTGCACGGACTCCTGCTGCAGAGACCCCCCTGTGTGGACCCCGCTGCGTGGACCCCGCTGCGTGGACCCCAGCCCACGGTGCTGCgtgcccgcggcgcggggccgtgctCGGCgcagccaggcagcgctgcctccctcccctcaaaGGCGGTGGCACACGCGTGCACGGCACGTGGCTGCCCGGCATCGCCGGCACGGCGGTGGGTcgcggcccgcggcggctcgGGGGCCGGCCCGCGCCAAGCAGCCCCCCGCTGTGCAGGGCCCCCACGGGCAGGGGGAGCGGCTCCCTCCCAggctggggggctgccccacggagACCCCCCCACGCGCCAGCGATTCCCAGCCAAGCAAATggctccgcggcggcgccggcgcccgaCGGCAGCTGCGCattcccggcgcggcggggagcggggcggccggctGGGGGGCACCGGGCAGCTGCTctccccgcggggggggggcccacgGCTTGCAAACGTAGCCCCCGGCCCCTGCTCGGCGCCGCCAGGGATGCTTCACCCACGCCAAGGCGACGCGGCCGCTCTCGGCCCGTGGGGTCCCGCTGCGGAGCGGCGgcgtgggaggccgaggccgggtGCCACCAGCCCCGCGTGggatacggggggggggggggggggggggcagccccgcgTGGGCTGCGTGCACGTGCCGGACAGGCTCGCCGCAGCCTCTGCAGGGCCCGGGGC containing:
- the DPYSL5 gene encoding dihydropyrimidinase-related protein 5 isoform X2; the protein is MLANAATMRILIKGGKVVNDDCTLEADVYIENGIIQQVGRELMIPGGAKVIDATSKLVIPGGIDTSTHFHQTFMNATCVDDFYHGTKAALVGGTTMIIGHVLPDKETSLLDAYEKCRSLADPKVCCDYALHMGITWWAPKVKAEMETLVREKGVNSFQMFMTYKDLYMLRDSELYQVFRACRDFGAIARVHAENGELVAEGAKEALDLGITGPEGIEISRPEELEAEATHRVITIANRTHCPVYLVNVSSMSAGDVVAAAKMQGKVVYAETTTAHATLTGLHYYHQDWFHAAAYVTVPPLRLDTNTSAYLMSLLANDTLNVVASDHRPFSPKQKAMGKEDFTKIPHGVSGVQDRMNIIWERGVVGGKMDENRFVAVTSSNAAKIHNLYPRKGRIIPGADADVVVWDPEATKTISASTQVQGGDINLYENMRCHGVPLVTISRGRVVYENGVFMCAEGTGKFCPLRSFPDSVYKKLVQREKVLRSMTTFQSELRPGFSLPPEAGRAAFGRAGDLSPN